The following coding sequences are from one Leucoraja erinacea ecotype New England chromosome 2, Leri_hhj_1, whole genome shotgun sequence window:
- the nrn1a gene encoding neuritin, with protein sequence MGFTLNGVYLVLILGVQLAYLFRSVRAVGKCDAVFKGFSDCLLKLGDNVASYQQGVDDKQNVKTICSYWNEFHACATTALADCQDGATDVWEKLKQDSKTLDFEGSLFNLCEKNNSANTIILQYSTVVLLTLSALLTWIIL encoded by the exons ATGGGATTTACGTTGAACGGAGTGTACCTTGTGCTAATTCTCGGCGTTCAgctcg CCTATCTGTTCCGCAGTGTGCGAGCCGTGGGGAAGTGCGATGCGGTTTTCAAAGGGTTTTCCGACTGTTTGCTGAAACTCGGGGACAATGTGGCGAGTTATCAACAAGGCGTCGACGACAAGCAGAACGTCAAGACCATCTGCTC ATACTGGAACGAGTTCCACGCCTGCGCCACCACCGCATTGGCGGACTGTCAAGATGGAGCGACGGATGTTTGGGAAAAACTCAAACAAGATTCCAAAACCCTGGATTTCGAGGGTAGTTTGTTTAACCTTTGCGAGAAAAATAACTCGGCGAACACAATAATTCTCCAGTATTCCACCGTCGTTCTTTTAACGTTGTCCGCCTTACTGACTTGGATTATTCTCTAG